The Mucilaginibacter yixingensis genome window below encodes:
- a CDS encoding ABC transporter ATP-binding protein encodes MLSLKNISKSYHTGGNKVTVLNNINLDIEQGEFVSVMGPSGSGKSTLLHIIGMLDEPTDGYYYFADQPVHQLKEKQRSALYKQHVGFVFQAYHLIDELTVFENIETPLIYQNIKASERKALVADALDRFQIVGKKDLFPSQLSGGQQQLVGVARALISKPKLLLADEPTGNLNSKQGEEIMELFKKLNKEDGVTIIQVTHNEKNAGYGSRIIELLDGRIASSVKARP; translated from the coding sequence ATGCTATCCCTAAAAAATATTTCAAAATCTTATCACACAGGCGGCAATAAAGTAACAGTGCTAAACAATATCAATCTTGACATTGAGCAGGGCGAATTTGTATCTGTTATGGGCCCCTCCGGGTCTGGAAAATCAACATTGCTACATATAATAGGCATGCTGGATGAGCCTACCGATGGCTATTACTACTTTGCAGATCAACCAGTTCATCAGCTTAAAGAAAAACAGCGTTCGGCATTGTATAAACAGCATGTTGGTTTTGTTTTTCAGGCCTATCATTTAATTGACGAACTGACCGTGTTTGAAAATATAGAAACACCGCTCATTTACCAAAACATAAAAGCGAGCGAACGTAAAGCACTGGTTGCTGATGCGCTCGACCGTTTCCAGATTGTAGGCAAAAAAGATCTTTTCCCATCTCAGCTATCAGGAGGGCAGCAACAGTTGGTTGGTGTAGCCCGCGCGCTTATAAGTAAACCCAAATTGCTACTGGCCGATGAGCCTACCGGTAATCTTAATTCAAAACAAGGCGAAGAAATAATGGAACTATTTAAAAAGCTGAATAAAGAAGATGGTGTTACTATTATACAGGTAACACATAACGAAAAAAATGCGGGCTATGGTTCCAGAATCATTGAGCTGCTGGATGGCCGGATAGCATCATCTGTAAAAGCCCGACCATAA
- a CDS encoding ABC transporter ATP-binding protein yields MIKITAIEKFYRTEEVETIALNKLSIEVKKGEFVAIMGPSGCGKSTLLNILGMLDDVDSGSYLFNDIEVAHFNERKRADLRKHNIGFVFQSFNLIDELTVFENVELPLIYTGVPSAERVKITEEVLKRMQIMHRRNHYPQQLSGGQQQRVAIARAVVNKPKLILADEPTGNLDSNNGNEVMQLLTDLNDQGTTIIMVTHSEHDARYSHRIIRLLDGQTVLENMMI; encoded by the coding sequence ATGATAAAGATAACAGCTATTGAAAAATTTTACCGAACAGAAGAGGTAGAAACCATTGCGCTGAATAAACTAAGTATCGAAGTAAAAAAGGGTGAGTTTGTAGCCATTATGGGCCCCTCTGGTTGCGGCAAATCAACGCTGCTTAATATTCTGGGCATGTTAGACGATGTGGACTCAGGCAGCTATCTGTTTAACGACATTGAAGTAGCCCATTTTAACGAACGCAAACGCGCAGATCTGCGCAAGCATAATATTGGTTTTGTATTTCAGAGTTTTAATCTGATAGATGAGCTTACTGTTTTTGAGAACGTGGAGCTACCGCTGATCTATACAGGCGTACCATCTGCCGAGCGGGTTAAAATAACCGAGGAGGTTTTAAAAAGGATGCAGATCATGCATCGCCGCAATCATTATCCGCAGCAGCTATCTGGCGGGCAGCAACAGCGCGTGGCCATTGCACGTGCCGTAGTAAATAAACCTAAACTCATTTTGGCCGATGAACCTACCGGTAACCTGGACAGTAATAACGGCAACGAGGTAATGCAGTTACTAACCGACCTGAATGATCAGGGCACAACCATCATCATGGTAACCCACAGCGAGCACGATGCCCGCTACAGCCATCGCATTATCCGTCTGTTGGATGGGCAAACAGTGCTGGAAAATATGATGATATAA
- a CDS encoding ABC transporter permease, which produces MLTNYLKIAWRNLWKNKIFSIINLLGLAVGIAFAMLIGAYVWGELQVNRSIKDCDNQYVIQSKWKNPNIGIEATSVAALPKALKENYPSLIANYYNSALAFTNVSKNDKHFRERLQVGDSTLLNMYGFKLLYGDAKSAFTGPFSVVITTEIANKYFGKTDVIGQTLNIEDFAGGNHDYIVTGVLDKIPANTITGLDGDNKFQFFVNGSLNKSLRTLDGWDNSGITCYIELQKGVKSTDVERAMLDLINKNETDDEIRGNLTPYLVPIKDYHLQANNNLVKKMTGTLCCVAFFILLMATINFVNICIGRSSGRMQEMGIRKVIGGLRKHLIIQFLAESVLTVMLSTVLALIIYILARPYFSGALGRDIFRILDFPAYFILIPIAFSLLMGLLAGIYPALVLSALGTIDSLKGKLSFVKEHVWLRKMLIAFQFVTAAIVVIGAIIISQQISLFFNGNLGYDKDYVVYAQAPRNWSLKGIQKIESIRSQLALLPQVSSATLSWEIPDGMDVEWRKNNVYKQGTSALQGITTQNLVVDNQFVNTFNIPLKAGQFFNPLIAADSSSVVINETERKALGWNSAADALQQKIIYLDKVFTICGVTADFHFASMHEPIQPLLYTNVYFIKQYRYLSFRLKPGHLQQNIDALQKRWSELMPQAPFEYHFMDDALTKLYATEIQLKKTAYIATTLAIVIVLLGVIGLISLSIQKRIKEIGIRRILGSSVSGISFLFLKEFLSIVLIACIIACPFAYIIMQHWLNDYAYRVAITPSPFVVAIIGLTLITMLLIWIQIIKAALANPIKSLRSE; this is translated from the coding sequence ATGCTTACAAACTATCTGAAAATAGCCTGGCGTAATCTTTGGAAAAACAAGATTTTCTCTATTATAAATTTATTAGGCCTGGCGGTTGGTATCGCTTTTGCAATGTTAATTGGCGCTTATGTTTGGGGTGAATTACAGGTGAACCGCAGCATTAAAGACTGCGATAATCAGTACGTTATACAGAGCAAATGGAAAAACCCCAATATAGGCATTGAAGCTACCTCTGTTGCAGCATTACCTAAAGCCTTAAAAGAAAATTACCCCAGTCTGATAGCCAACTACTATAATTCGGCATTGGCCTTTACAAATGTATCTAAGAATGATAAACATTTCCGTGAGCGCTTACAAGTGGGGGATAGTACATTATTAAATATGTATGGCTTTAAGTTATTGTATGGCGATGCTAAATCTGCGTTCACCGGGCCGTTTTCGGTAGTGATAACGACTGAAATTGCTAATAAATACTTTGGCAAAACAGATGTAATAGGCCAAACGCTCAATATTGAAGATTTTGCTGGCGGTAATCATGATTATATAGTTACAGGTGTACTGGATAAAATTCCGGCAAACACAATTACCGGGTTAGACGGCGATAATAAGTTTCAATTCTTTGTAAATGGAAGTTTAAATAAATCTCTTCGTACGCTGGACGGATGGGATAATTCTGGTATTACTTGTTATATCGAACTGCAAAAAGGTGTAAAGTCAACAGATGTTGAAAGAGCAATGCTTGATCTGATCAATAAGAATGAAACCGATGATGAGATAAGAGGCAATCTTACACCCTACCTTGTACCCATAAAAGACTACCATCTGCAAGCCAATAATAATTTGGTAAAAAAGATGACCGGGACGCTTTGCTGTGTAGCGTTTTTTATTTTGCTAATGGCAACCATAAATTTCGTGAACATTTGCATCGGCCGCTCATCGGGCCGGATGCAGGAGATGGGCATACGTAAAGTAATAGGCGGTTTACGCAAGCATCTGATTATTCAATTCCTGGCCGAATCGGTACTTACGGTTATGCTTTCAACGGTATTGGCGCTCATTATTTACATTTTGGCAAGGCCTTATTTTAGCGGTGCATTAGGCAGGGATATATTTAGAATTCTTGATTTTCCTGCATATTTTATCCTTATTCCCATCGCGTTTTCTTTACTAATGGGACTACTTGCCGGGATTTATCCTGCCTTGGTGTTATCAGCATTAGGAACCATAGACTCTCTTAAGGGCAAACTCAGTTTTGTAAAAGAACATGTGTGGTTACGCAAAATGTTGATCGCATTTCAGTTTGTTACGGCAGCCATTGTGGTGATAGGTGCTATAATCATTTCTCAGCAGATCAGCTTATTTTTTAATGGAAATCTAGGTTACGATAAAGATTACGTGGTTTATGCACAAGCACCGAGAAATTGGTCGCTCAAGGGTATCCAAAAAATAGAGTCCATACGGTCTCAGCTTGCTCTTTTGCCACAGGTAAGCAGTGCCACGCTTTCATGGGAAATACCTGATGGCATGGATGTAGAATGGCGAAAGAACAATGTATATAAACAAGGTACATCTGCACTGCAAGGCATTACCACACAGAACCTGGTTGTAGATAACCAATTTGTCAATACTTTCAATATTCCACTAAAGGCAGGCCAATTCTTTAATCCCCTTATAGCGGCTGATTCTAGCAGCGTGGTGATTAATGAAACGGAGCGGAAAGCATTAGGCTGGAATAGTGCTGCCGATGCTTTACAGCAAAAGATAATATATCTGGACAAAGTATTTACAATTTGCGGCGTCACCGCTGATTTTCACTTTGCGTCAATGCATGAACCCATACAGCCATTACTGTATACTAATGTTTATTTTATTAAGCAATACCGATATCTTTCTTTTAGACTTAAACCGGGCCATTTGCAGCAAAATATTGACGCCTTGCAGAAGAGGTGGTCTGAATTAATGCCACAGGCGCCTTTTGAATATCATTTTATGGATGATGCGCTAACCAAATTATATGCAACCGAAATCCAATTAAAAAAAACAGCCTATATAGCTACCACGTTGGCCATTGTTATTGTGCTTTTGGGGGTAATTGGCCTGATATCATTAAGTATTCAAAAACGTATCAAAGAAATAGGTATACGAAGAATATTAGGATCTTCGGTGTCGGGCATTTCGTTTTTGTTTTTGAAGGAGTTTTTAAGTATTGTATTGATCGCATGTATTATCGCCTGTCCATTTGCCTATATTATTATGCAACACTGGCTTAATGATTATGCCTACAGGGTTGCTATTACACCCTCTCCGTTTGTTGTAGCTATAATAGGCCTAACGTTAATAACAATGCTATTGATCTGGATACAAATTATTAAAGCCGCATTGGCCAACCCCATAAAAAGTTTAAGAAGCGAATAA
- a CDS encoding ABC transporter permease translates to MYDQGAPLALARDVKASDPRVKEIGILLRMHNINVAIPQNNQTTKRMFAEHENIGITDGHFFNLFDYEWEQGNKNTALAEPNTVVLSHGLAEKYFGGQDVMGKTIVVDNKNTFKVTGVVKDHPANTDIKSDLFLSLATLDNIYPDFVKDLKKQWSFINSTNSVYFCLRPGANPRDVERNIAQLNIKAQGANMAKAFHFILLPLSEMHFDGRFTGVIQHSLLTTLGAIALLLLIIACVNFINMATAQSFKRAKEIGTRKVLGSTPQAIFLQFIAETAYIVTFAALLSFVIVTVSLPILNSWVHTQLSFNVFTDYRLAGFIAAGLIIVTLVAGSYPALILSRFKPADALKNQVGKQTRTTVLGRKGLIIVQNIVAQVLIISTIIIAMQVKYLRTADLGFNKDAVIMLPIPGNGQSQTDYLRNQLLNDPAITNVSFCHNAPASDNANGGSIKYDTRDWEKFAGATTVADANYVKTFGIRLVAGRNFRESDKPREYLINETLMHMLGFNDPEQVIGKQFTAGDLSGNAGTIVGVVKDFHAKSFYAPIGPEYITTFRYRYQYAAVKINTNESSAVIDRIKKQWQSVYPEHVFEYRFLDEQVADFYRKEDLLNKLISSSAVVAIFISCLGLLGLISLLAIQRTKEIGIRKVLGASVTHITGLLSMDFLKLVLIAIVIAGPIALLMMSKYLQNFAYRIEIKWWVFALTAFMASAIALITVSFQAIKAAVANPVKSLRSE, encoded by the coding sequence ATGTATGACCAGGGTGCGCCGCTAGCACTGGCCCGCGATGTAAAGGCGAGCGATCCACGGGTAAAGGAAATTGGCATACTGCTGAGAATGCATAATATCAATGTGGCCATTCCGCAAAATAATCAGACCACCAAAAGAATGTTTGCCGAGCATGAGAACATCGGCATTACCGACGGGCATTTTTTTAACCTGTTTGACTATGAGTGGGAACAAGGCAACAAAAACACGGCACTCGCCGAACCCAATACGGTTGTACTGAGTCATGGCCTTGCCGAAAAATATTTTGGCGGCCAGGATGTAATGGGCAAAACTATTGTTGTAGATAATAAAAACACCTTCAAAGTTACCGGTGTGGTGAAAGATCATCCGGCTAATACGGATATTAAATCAGATCTTTTTCTATCATTAGCAACGTTGGATAACATCTACCCCGACTTTGTTAAAGACCTGAAAAAACAATGGAGCTTTATCAACTCTACCAATTCTGTTTACTTCTGCTTACGGCCGGGCGCTAATCCGCGGGATGTTGAGCGAAACATTGCTCAGCTAAACATCAAAGCCCAAGGCGCCAATATGGCAAAAGCATTTCATTTTATACTGTTGCCCCTAAGCGAAATGCATTTCGATGGCCGCTTTACCGGTGTTATTCAGCACTCATTGCTAACTACCCTGGGCGCCATTGCGCTATTGCTGCTTATTATTGCCTGCGTCAATTTCATTAATATGGCCACGGCCCAAAGTTTTAAGCGGGCCAAAGAAATTGGTACACGTAAGGTTTTGGGAAGCACGCCCCAGGCTATATTCCTGCAATTTATTGCCGAAACAGCTTACATAGTAACTTTTGCGGCGCTACTATCATTTGTTATTGTAACGGTAAGTTTGCCAATTTTAAATAGCTGGGTACACACGCAACTAAGCTTTAATGTTTTTACAGATTACCGCCTTGCCGGTTTTATTGCAGCGGGCTTAATCATCGTTACATTGGTGGCAGGCTCGTACCCCGCACTTATTTTAAGCCGGTTTAAACCGGCTGATGCCTTAAAAAATCAGGTTGGCAAGCAAACACGCACCACCGTTTTGGGCCGTAAGGGGTTAATTATTGTTCAAAATATAGTTGCCCAGGTGCTGATTATAAGCACCATTATTATTGCCATGCAGGTTAAATACCTCAGAACGGCTGATCTTGGCTTTAACAAAGATGCAGTAATTATGCTGCCTATACCCGGTAACGGGCAAAGCCAAACCGACTATTTACGCAATCAGCTGCTAAACGATCCTGCAATAACAAACGTTTCCTTTTGCCACAATGCACCGGCTTCGGATAATGCCAATGGCGGTTCAATAAAATATGATACCCGCGACTGGGAAAAGTTTGCCGGGGCTACCACTGTAGCCGATGCCAATTACGTTAAAACCTTCGGCATCCGACTGGTTGCCGGGCGTAATTTCAGGGAAAGCGACAAGCCCCGCGAATACCTGATTAACGAAACGCTGATGCATATGCTAGGTTTTAATGATCCTGAACAGGTAATTGGCAAACAGTTTACTGCCGGCGATCTGTCTGGCAATGCCGGAACCATTGTAGGCGTGGTTAAAGATTTTCATGCCAAATCTTTTTACGCACCTATCGGGCCAGAGTATATCACCACGTTCAGATACCGGTATCAATATGCTGCTGTAAAGATCAACACCAATGAATCTTCGGCTGTTATTGATCGCATAAAAAAACAGTGGCAATCGGTGTATCCGGAACATGTATTTGAATACCGTTTTCTGGACGAGCAAGTGGCCGATTTTTATAGAAAAGAAGACCTGCTAAACAAGCTGATCAGCTCCAGCGCCGTGGTTGCCATCTTTATCAGTTGCCTGGGTTTACTGGGGCTTATATCACTGCTGGCCATACAACGCACCAAAGAAATTGGGATCCGTAAAGTGCTGGGGGCATCTGTTACCCATATAACCGGTTTGCTTTCGATGGATTTTCTCAAACTGGTACTTATAGCCATAGTAATAGCTGGCCCAATAGCATTGCTAATGATGAGCAAATACCTGCAAAATTTCGCTTATCGTATTGAAATTAAGTGGTGGGTATTTGCGCTTACTGCTTTTATGGCCTCGGCCATTGCTTTAATTACCGTTAGTTTTCAGGCTATCAAAGCGGCAGTAGCCAATCCGGTAAAAAGTTTACGCAGCGAGTAA
- a CDS encoding TolC family protein, with amino-acid sequence MFLLTCSVLAHAQQNNVITLQQCIDIAVKNNLEVKQTNNTMLVDSINYKQSKENLLPSLTGNASRSLNQGRGVNSITNTYINQSFTNDSYGLNTGVTLFNGLALQNNIKQALLAYKAGKMDLQAAKDQVTINVITNYMAVLNAEETLLQTQSNLAVSKEVLERLEIQEQQGNNKAASDIYDQRGIYATNKVNVVNAKNALNAAKLSLFQLMNIAYQPDAELQALNPAEPAARYSLNPQQIYEIALQQLPQIKAAILKRESAEKSLQMQKSRLFPTLTLGGSINTNYSSASQNTSYFDQFKNNYATNIGLNLSIPLFTGHTQKNNIAIAKISLNSYKDLQENTRTVLLQNVEQTYYNMTAAQNRYLALQDAVKAYTESFRISKIRFEAGVLTSVDFIISKNNVDAANLNLITARYDYLIYSRMLDYYQGKL; translated from the coding sequence TTGTTTTTGTTAACATGCTCTGTTTTAGCACATGCACAACAAAATAACGTAATTACGCTGCAGCAATGCATTGATATAGCCGTAAAAAACAACCTGGAGGTTAAGCAAACAAACAATACGATGCTGGTTGACAGCATTAACTATAAGCAGAGCAAAGAAAACCTGCTGCCCTCGTTAACCGGTAATGCCAGCCGGTCATTAAATCAGGGCCGTGGCGTAAATTCCATTACAAATACTTATATAAACCAGTCGTTCACTAATGATAGTTATGGATTAAACACTGGGGTAACCTTGTTTAATGGCTTAGCGCTGCAAAATAATATTAAACAGGCCCTGCTGGCCTACAAAGCAGGTAAAATGGACCTGCAAGCTGCAAAAGACCAGGTTACCATAAATGTAATTACAAATTACATGGCCGTACTGAATGCCGAAGAAACATTATTGCAAACCCAAAGCAATCTGGCAGTTTCAAAAGAGGTGCTGGAGAGGCTGGAGATACAGGAGCAACAAGGAAATAATAAAGCAGCATCTGACATTTATGATCAACGAGGCATATATGCCACCAACAAGGTTAACGTGGTAAACGCAAAAAACGCATTAAATGCAGCAAAGCTAAGCTTGTTCCAATTAATGAATATTGCTTACCAGCCTGACGCTGAGCTACAGGCATTAAACCCAGCAGAGCCTGCTGCCAGGTACAGTCTTAATCCGCAGCAGATCTATGAAATTGCATTGCAACAATTACCCCAGATTAAAGCAGCCATATTAAAAAGGGAGAGTGCCGAAAAAAGCCTGCAAATGCAAAAAAGCCGTTTGTTCCCTACGCTAACGCTGGGCGGCAGTATAAATACCAACTATTCAAGTGCAAGCCAGAATACATCTTATTTTGATCAGTTTAAAAATAACTACGCCACTAATATTGGCTTAAATCTTAGCATTCCGTTGTTTACAGGTCATACCCAAAAAAATAACATAGCCATAGCCAAAATAAGTCTGAATAGCTATAAAGACCTGCAAGAGAATACGAGAACGGTCTTACTTCAAAATGTAGAACAAACTTATTACAACATGACTGCGGCACAAAACCGGTACTTAGCCTTGCAGGATGCTGTTAAGGCATATACAGAAAGTTTCCGCATCTCAAAAATTCGTTTTGAAGCGGGGGTGTTAACTTCTGTCGACTTTATCATCTCAAAAAATAATGTAGACGCGGCAAACTTAAATTTAATAACCGCCCGGTATGATTATTTGATCTATAGCAGGATGCTTGATTATTATCAGGGTAAGTTGTAA
- a CDS encoding efflux RND transporter periplasmic adaptor subunit: MDRKLEKSKWKNKRVMGVAGLTALLLLVAGSIFFTSGTSKLNVDAERITISEIKKGPFQEFIPVNGIVMPVTTIYLDAIEGGRVEEKYVEDGAMLKRGDPILKLANTDLELSLANQQTAVFNVLTQMQISHDQAQQNTIGKLQTMADVDNALKEADRIYKLDKNLYAQKAIGLQEYQAAVNAYDYAVRKKKLTTQILKQDSTATRQQVTQAKESYDNMKSTLELMKKKVGDLIVRAPISGQLTAMDAEVGQNKNKGEHLGQMDVLSGFKIRASVDEHYISRVFTGLIAYYTTDEQTYKLTVKKVFTQVNNGQFDVDMAFVGASPKALRKGQTLQIRLTFSDEMPALLLPRGGFYQQTGGNWIFKVSDDGKTAYKTDIQLNRQSPDYYEVIKGLKPGDKVITSSYETYGDIQELVLKK, from the coding sequence GTGGATAGAAAATTAGAAAAAAGCAAATGGAAGAATAAAAGGGTAATGGGCGTTGCAGGATTAACGGCCTTACTGTTGCTGGTTGCAGGCAGCATTTTTTTTACTTCGGGCACCAGCAAGCTCAATGTTGATGCGGAACGGATAACAATTAGCGAAATAAAGAAAGGACCGTTTCAGGAATTTATACCCGTTAACGGCATAGTGATGCCTGTTACCACTATCTACCTTGATGCGATAGAAGGCGGACGTGTAGAAGAGAAATATGTTGAGGACGGCGCCATGTTAAAAAGGGGAGACCCTATATTAAAGCTTGCTAACACAGATCTGGAATTGAGCCTGGCTAACCAGCAAACGGCCGTATTTAACGTTTTAACCCAAATGCAGATATCGCACGATCAGGCGCAGCAAAACACTATAGGTAAATTGCAAACAATGGCCGATGTGGATAATGCTTTAAAAGAAGCAGACAGGATATATAAATTAGATAAAAATCTGTACGCTCAAAAAGCCATTGGATTGCAGGAATACCAGGCCGCAGTAAACGCCTATGATTATGCAGTGCGCAAAAAGAAGTTAACCACACAGATCTTAAAACAGGACTCGACAGCTACCCGGCAGCAGGTTACACAAGCAAAAGAATCATACGACAATATGAAAAGCACGCTTGAACTGATGAAGAAAAAGGTTGGCGACCTGATTGTGAGAGCGCCCATTAGCGGGCAATTAACGGCCATGGATGCCGAGGTTGGGCAGAACAAAAACAAAGGCGAGCACCTGGGGCAAATGGATGTACTGTCGGGCTTTAAAATAAGGGCAAGCGTTGATGAGCACTATATTTCCAGAGTGTTTACGGGGCTGATAGCCTATTACACTACAGATGAGCAAACCTATAAGCTAACCGTAAAAAAAGTTTTTACACAGGTTAACAACGGGCAGTTTGATGTGGATATGGCATTTGTCGGCGCATCACCTAAAGCACTAAGAAAAGGGCAAACCTTGCAGATCAGACTTACTTTTAGTGATGAAATGCCAGCATTATTGTTGCCTAGGGGAGGCTTTTATCAGCAAACTGGTGGTAACTGGATATTTAAAGTGAGCGACGATGGCAAAACCGCCTATAAAACAGATATTCAGCTAAACCGGCAAAGCCCCGATTATTACGAAGTAATAAAAGGACTAAAACCGGGCGACAAGGTAATCACATCCAGTTATGAAACGTATGGCGACATACAGGAGTTGGTATTAAAGAAATAA
- a CDS encoding GH92 family glycosyl hydrolase: MFISKLKRLLSVSALLCAHLSLAQQKINVTPLVDPFLGTYIGNTLPGANTPFGMVKVGPDVAPPNNTTGYRADRSIVGFSHNHVSGTGGGARYGNVLVIPQVGPVTLGDTLAHKYNEYAKPGYYTVSLGKTHGDVRAELTSTDHAAVHRYTFYVLDKPKVREAYIYGSKTAQSFQANLLVDASAIINSKDYEVGKCDSARIAVTSSSTMEGVSHFSGGWGGDNPYTVYFAIAFNRPCLKSGTWTASALSAGSKQAQGKEVGAWATFKLQQDEQVEMRVGISYLSTANARKNLDEVSGRSFEEIRLQADQLWNNYLSKIKVEGGSAEQRSVFYTALYHTMVMPVRLEGNPWKSNTPHYWDFYTLWDTYRTVMPLHTLVLPQRQTEIVNTLIDIYKHRGWLPDAWTGGDYAMVQGGTSADVVIADAILKGLPGIDVQTAYEAIHKDATTPSDNPFKYGRYEEYFRLGYCSSNVKNGSSKTLEYAYDDFCVAQAALKLGKKEDYKRFMKQSENCFNLFNSATGFFWAKDDKGKWIDGFSPLFRKPDYWNGPYFYEGTPFSYTFYVAHQLNKLMDAHGGRAGFVKFLDSLFDGRHFELGNEPGFLTPYLYNYAGRSDKTAERVRYELAQFMPGNIGLPGQDDSGAMSGWYVFGAMGFYPCAGQDLYMVGSPLFTHTTLVLANGKTFEVIAPKTSAANKYVQKVWLNGKLLTKPWFTHSAIRNGGKLVLEMGPHPPKGLPMPR; this comes from the coding sequence ATGTTTATTTCTAAGTTAAAACGCCTGCTGTCTGTGAGTGCACTGCTTTGTGCGCACCTGTCCCTCGCGCAGCAAAAAATTAATGTAACGCCGCTGGTTGATCCCTTTTTGGGCACCTATATCGGCAATACCTTGCCGGGGGCAAACACACCTTTTGGCATGGTGAAGGTGGGGCCAGACGTGGCTCCACCTAACAATACTACAGGTTACCGGGCAGACCGCTCTATCGTTGGCTTTTCGCATAACCATGTAAGCGGTACGGGCGGCGGGGCGCGTTACGGCAATGTGCTGGTCATTCCGCAGGTTGGGCCGGTAACTTTAGGCGATACCCTTGCTCATAAATATAACGAGTATGCAAAACCCGGTTACTATACGGTTAGCCTGGGTAAAACACACGGCGATGTACGTGCAGAGTTAACCAGTACAGACCACGCTGCCGTTCATCGTTATACTTTTTATGTGTTAGACAAGCCGAAGGTGCGTGAGGCTTATATCTACGGTAGCAAAACGGCGCAATCATTTCAGGCAAATCTGCTGGTTGATGCATCGGCCATTATCAATTCAAAAGATTATGAGGTAGGCAAATGTGATTCTGCGCGAATTGCTGTTACTTCTTCTTCTACGATGGAAGGAGTCAGTCATTTCAGCGGTGGTTGGGGCGGGGATAATCCGTATACCGTTTATTTTGCGATTGCCTTTAATCGGCCTTGCTTAAAATCAGGTACCTGGACTGCGTCAGCGCTTTCTGCCGGTAGCAAACAAGCGCAGGGTAAGGAGGTGGGTGCGTGGGCCACATTCAAGTTACAACAGGACGAGCAGGTAGAAATGCGCGTAGGCATTTCCTACCTGTCGACGGCTAATGCCCGAAAGAACCTGGATGAGGTTAGCGGACGTAGCTTTGAAGAAATCAGGTTACAGGCAGATCAGCTTTGGAATAATTACCTGAGTAAGATCAAAGTTGAAGGCGGCAGCGCAGAGCAAAGATCGGTATTCTATACCGCGCTGTATCACACGATGGTGATGCCTGTACGCCTGGAAGGTAATCCCTGGAAAAGCAATACCCCGCACTATTGGGATTTTTATACGCTGTGGGATACTTATCGTACCGTGATGCCTTTGCATACGCTCGTTTTGCCGCAGCGGCAGACAGAAATAGTGAACACGCTGATTGATATTTACAAACACCGGGGTTGGTTACCCGATGCCTGGACCGGGGGCGACTACGCTATGGTGCAGGGTGGTACCAGTGCCGATGTAGTTATTGCTGATGCCATACTGAAAGGCCTGCCCGGTATTGATGTTCAGACAGCTTATGAAGCGATCCATAAGGATGCGACTACACCGTCAGACAACCCATTTAAATACGGGCGTTATGAAGAGTACTTTAGACTGGGCTATTGTTCCAGTAATGTAAAGAACGGTTCGTCAAAAACGTTGGAGTATGCGTATGATGATTTTTGCGTAGCCCAGGCGGCACTGAAGCTGGGCAAAAAGGAGGATTATAAAAGATTTATGAAACAGTCTGAGAACTGCTTTAACCTGTTCAACTCAGCAACCGGATTTTTCTGGGCAAAAGATGATAAAGGCAAATGGATTGATGGTTTTTCTCCGTTGTTCAGAAAGCCTGATTACTGGAACGGTCCTTACTTTTATGAAGGCACACCGTTCAGCTATACCTTTTACGTAGCGCATCAGCTGAACAAGCTGATGGATGCGCATGGCGGCCGTGCCGGTTTTGTGAAGTTCCTTGATTCATTATTTGATGGACGGCATTTTGAATTGGGGAACGAGCCTGGTTTTTTGACACCATACCTTTATAACTACGCCGGCAGATCAGACAAAACAGCCGAGCGGGTACGATACGAGTTAGCTCAATTTATGCCCGGTAATATTGGTCTTCCCGGCCAGGATGATTCTGGTGCTATGTCTGGCTGGTATGTGTTCGGTGCGATGGGTTTTTATCCCTGCGCCGGGCAGGATCTGTACATGGTGGGCAGTCCGCTTTTTACACATACAACATTGGTATTAGCCAACGGAAAAACTTTTGAAGTGATTGCGCCCAAAACATCGGCTGCTAATAAATATGTTCAGAAAGTCTGGTTAAACGGCAAATTATTAACCAAACCGTGGTTCACGCACAGCGCTATCCGTAACGGAGGGAAGTTGGTGCTGGAAATGGGACCTCACCCGCCGAAGGGCTTGCCCATGCCCCGGTAG